Proteins co-encoded in one Amia ocellicauda isolate fAmiCal2 chromosome 11, fAmiCal2.hap1, whole genome shotgun sequence genomic window:
- the mtfr1l gene encoding mitochondrial fission regulator 1-like gives METDAVIPIWQNKPHGSTRSVVRRIGSTLPLKPCPRACFQALPGLPPLRPTDGPMVPTLADIAWIAADEEETYARVRSDSRPLRHEWRPTPLLVLHRNSSVPNFRREGKKVEGLKKPGQTALNRTTALQDELSRLRSQIARIVATDTGSNPLTPDLLSPDDTSLSFSMAPFETAYQPTASFVISDLTEEEEVGELEPDPPGLSMTASATFDLDRPGMDCQEQEEDTISLSKSTSFADVMDILKDMNRMKMSKDRYSRGCTSLRDEDSASLISEALRKKFTLRDEDVSMKEK, from the exons ATGGAAACGGACGCG GTCATCCCGATTTGGCAGAACAAGCCTCACGGGTCTACCCGCAGCGTGGTGAGGAGGATCGGCTCCACGCTGCCCCTTAAGCCCTGCCCCAGAGCCTGTTTCCAG GCTCTGCCAGGGCTGCCACCTCTGCGCCCCACTGATGGTCCAATGGTGCCCACACTAGCAGACATTGCCTGGATCGCTGCTGACGAGGAGGAGACCTACGCCAGGGTGAG GAGTGACAGCCGCCCGTTGAGACATGAGTGGCGTCCCACGCCCCTGCTGGTCCTCCACAGGAACTCCTCTGTGCCCAACTTCAGACGGGAGGGCAAGAAGGTGGAGGGGCTGAAGAAACCAGGGCAGACTGCTCTGAACAGGACCACGGCCCTGCAGGACGAGCTGAGCCGGTTGCGCTCCCAGATTGCCAGGATAGTGGCAACAGATACAG GGTCCAATCCTTTGACGCCGGACCTCCTGTCCCCCGATGACACCAGCCTGAGCTTCTCCATGGCTCCCTTCGAGACGGCGTACCAGCCCACCGCCTCCTTCGTGATCAGTGACCtgacggaggaggaggaggtgggggagCTGGAGCCGGACCCCCCCGGACTGTCCATGACCGCCTCTGCCACCTTTGACCTGGACCGGCCCGGCATGGACTGccaggagcaggaggaggacacCATCTCGCTCTCCAAATCCACCAGCTTCGCCGACGTCATGGACATCCTCAAGGACATGAACCGCATGAAGATGAGCAAGGACAG GTACTCCCGCGGCTGCACCTCCCTGCGAGATGAGGACTCCGCCTCCCTGATCTCTGAGGCCCTGAGGAAGAAGTTCACTCTGAGGGACGAGGACGTCAGCATGAAGGAAAAATAA
- the LOC136763550 gene encoding oxidation resistance protein 1 isoform X4: MAPLRENTKGKPASPETSEGVAEYTRLSIPDRKPSSLPQAVPPDPSDSVPSSPSCSPSPDADYDQLLDVETVPMPDGQLCLLALPSECDPAQGEGPTTMHYLKLCCRYITDRKGVVSGILLVTPNKIFFDPYKSHPLVMEHGCEEYLLSCSVDSILSASFFSDISRVHFNTASARPRSRKKVQKPKALGLLRHSRSGGAVSEVKPSTPSAPQGDKIHTPPLASDTHDRGLSSALRRKLSLEDGGPRGRGKVAHSVEAETLGGLAAAWGFHGDRASGETLQEAEAGALGVLSSAATFCCGGLDVGGRARAEPANSEAPQRQSAGTMLSGPACLPPGRSALMFLRLRLAVSPRKRVLFTPQPPTAKGPATKDAWFTLSQESSDELYAYLSQQRPDLCLLEGGEDEDEDEEFVLVDEKEEVSPSESRTGEDWEMVSVDDGAARSLILDKEPEGLDDILEKTNILEAADIQQISNHLPPRTVGHSWKLTYSTSVHGSSLKTLYRKLAHSESPGLLVIKDFHNQVFGSFMSHSLRPSETFYGTGETFLFTFYPEFKCFYWTGENSFFIKGDLDSIAIGGGSGHFGLWLDENLYLGRSSSCSTFNNSPLSKTDDFRVMEIEVWTFY, from the exons ATGGCGCCGCTAAGAGAGAATACGAAGGGTAAACCTGCGAGTCCGGAGACGTCGGAAGGAGTAGCTGAATACACA cggCTGTCCATCCCAGACCGGAAACCTTCCTCTCTCCCCCAGGCGGTGCCTCCTGACCCCAGCGACTCTGTTCCCAGTTCCCCCAGCTGCTCCCCCTCTCCGGACGCTGACTACGACCAACTCCTG GACGTCGAGACGGTGCCAATGCCTGATGGACAGCTGTGCCTCCTGGCCCTGCCCTCGGAGTGTGACCCTGCTCAGGGAGAAGGGCCGACCACCATGCACTACCTGAAACTGTGCTGCCGCTACATCACGGACCGCAAG GGTGTGGTCTCTGGGATCCTGCTCGTGACGCCCAATAAGATATTTTTCGACCCCTACAAGTCCCACCCCCTGGTGATGGAGCACGGCTGTGAGGAGTACCTGCTCTCCTGCTCCGTGGACAGCATCCTCAGCGCCTCCTTCTTCTCGGATATTTCCCGGGTGCATTTCAACACCGCCTCTGCACG GCCCAGAAGCAGGAAGAAGGTTCAGAAGCCCAAAGCTCTGGGCCTGCTGAGACACAGCAGAAGTGGTGGAGCGGTTTCTGAAGTGAAGCCCAGTACCCCCTCGGCCCCTCAAGGGGACAAAATCCACACTCCCCCCCTCGCCTCGGACACCCACGACAGGGGCTTGAGCTCAGCGCTGCGACGCAAGCTGTCTCTGGAAGATGGTGGTCCGAGGGGCCGGGGGAAGGTGGCCCACTCTGTAGAGGCTGAGACGCTGGGGGGGCTGGCTGCAGCCTGGGGCTTCCACGGTGACAGAGCCTCGGGGGAGACGCTGCAGGAGGCGGAGGCGGGGGCGCTGGGAGTGCTGAGCAGTGCTGCCACCTTCTGCTGCGGAGGACTGGACGTGGGGGGCAGGGCAAGGGCAGAGCCGGCGAACAGCGAGGCCCCACAGCGTCAGTCCGCAGGGACCATGTTGTCAG GCCCAGCCTGCCTCCCCCCAGGGCGCTCAGCTCTGATGTTCCTGAGGCTACGACTGGCGGTCTCGCCCAGGAAGAGGGTCCTGTTTACCCCACAGCCACCCACTGCCAAGGGGCCGGCCACCAAGGACGCCTGGTTCACTCTGTCCCAGGAGAG TTCTGACGAGTTATACGCCTACCTGAGCCAGCAGAGGCCCGACCTGTGCCTCTTGGAGGGGGGagaggacgaggacgaggacgaggaatTCGTCCTGGTGGATGAGAAGGAGGAGGTCTCCCCCTCAGAGAGCCGCACAGGGGAGGACTGGGAG ATGGTCTCCGTGGATGATGGCGCAGCGAGGTCACTCATCTTGGACAAAGAGCCTGAAGGGCTGGACGACATCCTGGAGAAGACCAACATCCTGGAGGCCGCAGACATCCAACAG ATCTCCAATCACTTGCCGCCTCGGACCGTTGGCCACTCCTGGAAGCTGACCTACAGTACCTCAGTCCACGGCTCCAGCCTGAAGACGCTCTACAGAAAGCTGGCCCACAGCGAGTCCCCGGGGCTGCTGGTCATCAAAGACTTCCATAACCAG GTGTTTGGGAGCTTCATGTCGCACTCCTTGCGGCCCAGCGAGACATTCTATGGCACCGGGGAGACCTTCCTGTTCACCTTCTACCCCGAGTTCAAG TGTTTCTACTGGACGGGAGAAAATTCCTTTTTCATCAAAGGGGACCTGGACTCAATTGCCATTGGCGGAGGGAG
- the LOC136763550 gene encoding oxidation resistance protein 1 isoform X1: MEPRPHREKHRSYFSNVKTRLGAKLPTNAQPLELLAHPWEQHHGGPQTGVGSGAWGGPPSVVRGDTDTAFRSQKTSGSKTPVIRNPQLRKYYLREMAPLRENTKGKPASPETSEGVAEYTVHPEDTVFSLASQCHSTPSQLVNHNRPSSHTLLPAQRLSIPDRKPSSLPQAVPPDPSDSVPSSPSCSPSPDADYDQLLDVETVPMPDGQLCLLALPSECDPAQGEGPTTMHYLKLCCRYITDRKGVVSGILLVTPNKIFFDPYKSHPLVMEHGCEEYLLSCSVDSILSASFFSDISRVHFNTASARPRSRKKVQKPKALGLLRHSRSGGAVSEVKPSTPSAPQGDKIHTPPLASDTHDRGLSSALRRKLSLEDGGPRGRGKVAHSVEAETLGGLAAAWGFHGDRASGETLQEAEAGALGVLSSAATFCCGGLDVGGRARAEPANSEAPQRQSAGTMLSGPACLPPGRSALMFLRLRLAVSPRKRVLFTPQPPTAKGPATKDAWFTLSQESSDELYAYLSQQRPDLCLLEGGEDEDEDEEFVLVDEKEEVSPSESRTGEDWEMVSVDDGAARSLILDKEPEGLDDILEKTNILEAADIQQISNHLPPRTVGHSWKLTYSTSVHGSSLKTLYRKLAHSESPGLLVIKDFHNQVFGSFMSHSLRPSETFYGTGETFLFTFYPEFKCFYWTGENSFFIKGDLDSIAIGGGSGHFGLWLDENLYLGRSSSCSTFNNSPLSKTDDFRVMEIEVWTFY, translated from the exons ATGGAACCCAGACCGCACCGAGAGAAGCACAGGAGCTATTTCAGTAACGTCAAGACCAG GCTGGGTGCTAAACTACCCACCAACGCCCAGCCACTAGAACTTCTTGCCCACCCCTGGGAGCAGCACCACGGTGGCCCTCAAACCGGAGTGGGCAGCGGAGCGTGGGGGGGGCCTCCGAGTGTGGTCCGAGGTGACACCGACACGGCGTTCAGATCCCAGAAGACCAGCGGCTCCAAGACTCCGGTCATCCGCAACCCCCAGCTCCGCAAGTATTACCTGAGAG AAATGGCGCCGCTAAGAGAGAATACGAAGGGTAAACCTGCGAGTCCGGAGACGTCGGAAGGAGTAGCTGAATACACA GTGCATCCTGAAGACACTGTGTTCAGCCTGGCCTCCCAGTGTCACAGCACGCCCAGCCAACTGGTGAACCACAATAGACCGAGCTCACACACCCTCCTACCCGCGCAG cggCTGTCCATCCCAGACCGGAAACCTTCCTCTCTCCCCCAGGCGGTGCCTCCTGACCCCAGCGACTCTGTTCCCAGTTCCCCCAGCTGCTCCCCCTCTCCGGACGCTGACTACGACCAACTCCTG GACGTCGAGACGGTGCCAATGCCTGATGGACAGCTGTGCCTCCTGGCCCTGCCCTCGGAGTGTGACCCTGCTCAGGGAGAAGGGCCGACCACCATGCACTACCTGAAACTGTGCTGCCGCTACATCACGGACCGCAAG GGTGTGGTCTCTGGGATCCTGCTCGTGACGCCCAATAAGATATTTTTCGACCCCTACAAGTCCCACCCCCTGGTGATGGAGCACGGCTGTGAGGAGTACCTGCTCTCCTGCTCCGTGGACAGCATCCTCAGCGCCTCCTTCTTCTCGGATATTTCCCGGGTGCATTTCAACACCGCCTCTGCACG GCCCAGAAGCAGGAAGAAGGTTCAGAAGCCCAAAGCTCTGGGCCTGCTGAGACACAGCAGAAGTGGTGGAGCGGTTTCTGAAGTGAAGCCCAGTACCCCCTCGGCCCCTCAAGGGGACAAAATCCACACTCCCCCCCTCGCCTCGGACACCCACGACAGGGGCTTGAGCTCAGCGCTGCGACGCAAGCTGTCTCTGGAAGATGGTGGTCCGAGGGGCCGGGGGAAGGTGGCCCACTCTGTAGAGGCTGAGACGCTGGGGGGGCTGGCTGCAGCCTGGGGCTTCCACGGTGACAGAGCCTCGGGGGAGACGCTGCAGGAGGCGGAGGCGGGGGCGCTGGGAGTGCTGAGCAGTGCTGCCACCTTCTGCTGCGGAGGACTGGACGTGGGGGGCAGGGCAAGGGCAGAGCCGGCGAACAGCGAGGCCCCACAGCGTCAGTCCGCAGGGACCATGTTGTCAG GCCCAGCCTGCCTCCCCCCAGGGCGCTCAGCTCTGATGTTCCTGAGGCTACGACTGGCGGTCTCGCCCAGGAAGAGGGTCCTGTTTACCCCACAGCCACCCACTGCCAAGGGGCCGGCCACCAAGGACGCCTGGTTCACTCTGTCCCAGGAGAG TTCTGACGAGTTATACGCCTACCTGAGCCAGCAGAGGCCCGACCTGTGCCTCTTGGAGGGGGGagaggacgaggacgaggacgaggaatTCGTCCTGGTGGATGAGAAGGAGGAGGTCTCCCCCTCAGAGAGCCGCACAGGGGAGGACTGGGAG ATGGTCTCCGTGGATGATGGCGCAGCGAGGTCACTCATCTTGGACAAAGAGCCTGAAGGGCTGGACGACATCCTGGAGAAGACCAACATCCTGGAGGCCGCAGACATCCAACAG ATCTCCAATCACTTGCCGCCTCGGACCGTTGGCCACTCCTGGAAGCTGACCTACAGTACCTCAGTCCACGGCTCCAGCCTGAAGACGCTCTACAGAAAGCTGGCCCACAGCGAGTCCCCGGGGCTGCTGGTCATCAAAGACTTCCATAACCAG GTGTTTGGGAGCTTCATGTCGCACTCCTTGCGGCCCAGCGAGACATTCTATGGCACCGGGGAGACCTTCCTGTTCACCTTCTACCCCGAGTTCAAG TGTTTCTACTGGACGGGAGAAAATTCCTTTTTCATCAAAGGGGACCTGGACTCAATTGCCATTGGCGGAGGGAG
- the LOC136763550 gene encoding oxidation resistance protein 1 isoform X3 produces MAPLRENTKGKPASPETSEGVAEYTVHPEDTVFSLASQCHSTPSQLVNHNRPSSHTLLPAQRLSIPDRKPSSLPQAVPPDPSDSVPSSPSCSPSPDADYDQLLDVETVPMPDGQLCLLALPSECDPAQGEGPTTMHYLKLCCRYITDRKGVVSGILLVTPNKIFFDPYKSHPLVMEHGCEEYLLSCSVDSILSASFFSDISRVHFNTASARPRSRKKVQKPKALGLLRHSRSGGAVSEVKPSTPSAPQGDKIHTPPLASDTHDRGLSSALRRKLSLEDGGPRGRGKVAHSVEAETLGGLAAAWGFHGDRASGETLQEAEAGALGVLSSAATFCCGGLDVGGRARAEPANSEAPQRQSAGTMLSGPACLPPGRSALMFLRLRLAVSPRKRVLFTPQPPTAKGPATKDAWFTLSQESSDELYAYLSQQRPDLCLLEGGEDEDEDEEFVLVDEKEEVSPSESRTGEDWEMVSVDDGAARSLILDKEPEGLDDILEKTNILEAADIQQISNHLPPRTVGHSWKLTYSTSVHGSSLKTLYRKLAHSESPGLLVIKDFHNQVFGSFMSHSLRPSETFYGTGETFLFTFYPEFKCFYWTGENSFFIKGDLDSIAIGGGSGHFGLWLDENLYLGRSSSCSTFNNSPLSKTDDFRVMEIEVWTFY; encoded by the exons ATGGCGCCGCTAAGAGAGAATACGAAGGGTAAACCTGCGAGTCCGGAGACGTCGGAAGGAGTAGCTGAATACACA GTGCATCCTGAAGACACTGTGTTCAGCCTGGCCTCCCAGTGTCACAGCACGCCCAGCCAACTGGTGAACCACAATAGACCGAGCTCACACACCCTCCTACCCGCGCAG cggCTGTCCATCCCAGACCGGAAACCTTCCTCTCTCCCCCAGGCGGTGCCTCCTGACCCCAGCGACTCTGTTCCCAGTTCCCCCAGCTGCTCCCCCTCTCCGGACGCTGACTACGACCAACTCCTG GACGTCGAGACGGTGCCAATGCCTGATGGACAGCTGTGCCTCCTGGCCCTGCCCTCGGAGTGTGACCCTGCTCAGGGAGAAGGGCCGACCACCATGCACTACCTGAAACTGTGCTGCCGCTACATCACGGACCGCAAG GGTGTGGTCTCTGGGATCCTGCTCGTGACGCCCAATAAGATATTTTTCGACCCCTACAAGTCCCACCCCCTGGTGATGGAGCACGGCTGTGAGGAGTACCTGCTCTCCTGCTCCGTGGACAGCATCCTCAGCGCCTCCTTCTTCTCGGATATTTCCCGGGTGCATTTCAACACCGCCTCTGCACG GCCCAGAAGCAGGAAGAAGGTTCAGAAGCCCAAAGCTCTGGGCCTGCTGAGACACAGCAGAAGTGGTGGAGCGGTTTCTGAAGTGAAGCCCAGTACCCCCTCGGCCCCTCAAGGGGACAAAATCCACACTCCCCCCCTCGCCTCGGACACCCACGACAGGGGCTTGAGCTCAGCGCTGCGACGCAAGCTGTCTCTGGAAGATGGTGGTCCGAGGGGCCGGGGGAAGGTGGCCCACTCTGTAGAGGCTGAGACGCTGGGGGGGCTGGCTGCAGCCTGGGGCTTCCACGGTGACAGAGCCTCGGGGGAGACGCTGCAGGAGGCGGAGGCGGGGGCGCTGGGAGTGCTGAGCAGTGCTGCCACCTTCTGCTGCGGAGGACTGGACGTGGGGGGCAGGGCAAGGGCAGAGCCGGCGAACAGCGAGGCCCCACAGCGTCAGTCCGCAGGGACCATGTTGTCAG GCCCAGCCTGCCTCCCCCCAGGGCGCTCAGCTCTGATGTTCCTGAGGCTACGACTGGCGGTCTCGCCCAGGAAGAGGGTCCTGTTTACCCCACAGCCACCCACTGCCAAGGGGCCGGCCACCAAGGACGCCTGGTTCACTCTGTCCCAGGAGAG TTCTGACGAGTTATACGCCTACCTGAGCCAGCAGAGGCCCGACCTGTGCCTCTTGGAGGGGGGagaggacgaggacgaggacgaggaatTCGTCCTGGTGGATGAGAAGGAGGAGGTCTCCCCCTCAGAGAGCCGCACAGGGGAGGACTGGGAG ATGGTCTCCGTGGATGATGGCGCAGCGAGGTCACTCATCTTGGACAAAGAGCCTGAAGGGCTGGACGACATCCTGGAGAAGACCAACATCCTGGAGGCCGCAGACATCCAACAG ATCTCCAATCACTTGCCGCCTCGGACCGTTGGCCACTCCTGGAAGCTGACCTACAGTACCTCAGTCCACGGCTCCAGCCTGAAGACGCTCTACAGAAAGCTGGCCCACAGCGAGTCCCCGGGGCTGCTGGTCATCAAAGACTTCCATAACCAG GTGTTTGGGAGCTTCATGTCGCACTCCTTGCGGCCCAGCGAGACATTCTATGGCACCGGGGAGACCTTCCTGTTCACCTTCTACCCCGAGTTCAAG TGTTTCTACTGGACGGGAGAAAATTCCTTTTTCATCAAAGGGGACCTGGACTCAATTGCCATTGGCGGAGGGAG
- the LOC136763550 gene encoding oxidation resistance protein 1 isoform X2, with amino-acid sequence MEPRPHREKHRSYFSNVKTRLGAKLPTNAQPLELLAHPWEQHHGGPQTGVGSGAWGGPPSVVRGDTDTAFRSQKTSGSKTPVIRNPQLRKYYLREMAPLRENTKGKPASPETSEGVAEYTRLSIPDRKPSSLPQAVPPDPSDSVPSSPSCSPSPDADYDQLLDVETVPMPDGQLCLLALPSECDPAQGEGPTTMHYLKLCCRYITDRKGVVSGILLVTPNKIFFDPYKSHPLVMEHGCEEYLLSCSVDSILSASFFSDISRVHFNTASARPRSRKKVQKPKALGLLRHSRSGGAVSEVKPSTPSAPQGDKIHTPPLASDTHDRGLSSALRRKLSLEDGGPRGRGKVAHSVEAETLGGLAAAWGFHGDRASGETLQEAEAGALGVLSSAATFCCGGLDVGGRARAEPANSEAPQRQSAGTMLSGPACLPPGRSALMFLRLRLAVSPRKRVLFTPQPPTAKGPATKDAWFTLSQESSDELYAYLSQQRPDLCLLEGGEDEDEDEEFVLVDEKEEVSPSESRTGEDWEMVSVDDGAARSLILDKEPEGLDDILEKTNILEAADIQQISNHLPPRTVGHSWKLTYSTSVHGSSLKTLYRKLAHSESPGLLVIKDFHNQVFGSFMSHSLRPSETFYGTGETFLFTFYPEFKCFYWTGENSFFIKGDLDSIAIGGGSGHFGLWLDENLYLGRSSSCSTFNNSPLSKTDDFRVMEIEVWTFY; translated from the exons ATGGAACCCAGACCGCACCGAGAGAAGCACAGGAGCTATTTCAGTAACGTCAAGACCAG GCTGGGTGCTAAACTACCCACCAACGCCCAGCCACTAGAACTTCTTGCCCACCCCTGGGAGCAGCACCACGGTGGCCCTCAAACCGGAGTGGGCAGCGGAGCGTGGGGGGGGCCTCCGAGTGTGGTCCGAGGTGACACCGACACGGCGTTCAGATCCCAGAAGACCAGCGGCTCCAAGACTCCGGTCATCCGCAACCCCCAGCTCCGCAAGTATTACCTGAGAG AAATGGCGCCGCTAAGAGAGAATACGAAGGGTAAACCTGCGAGTCCGGAGACGTCGGAAGGAGTAGCTGAATACACA cggCTGTCCATCCCAGACCGGAAACCTTCCTCTCTCCCCCAGGCGGTGCCTCCTGACCCCAGCGACTCTGTTCCCAGTTCCCCCAGCTGCTCCCCCTCTCCGGACGCTGACTACGACCAACTCCTG GACGTCGAGACGGTGCCAATGCCTGATGGACAGCTGTGCCTCCTGGCCCTGCCCTCGGAGTGTGACCCTGCTCAGGGAGAAGGGCCGACCACCATGCACTACCTGAAACTGTGCTGCCGCTACATCACGGACCGCAAG GGTGTGGTCTCTGGGATCCTGCTCGTGACGCCCAATAAGATATTTTTCGACCCCTACAAGTCCCACCCCCTGGTGATGGAGCACGGCTGTGAGGAGTACCTGCTCTCCTGCTCCGTGGACAGCATCCTCAGCGCCTCCTTCTTCTCGGATATTTCCCGGGTGCATTTCAACACCGCCTCTGCACG GCCCAGAAGCAGGAAGAAGGTTCAGAAGCCCAAAGCTCTGGGCCTGCTGAGACACAGCAGAAGTGGTGGAGCGGTTTCTGAAGTGAAGCCCAGTACCCCCTCGGCCCCTCAAGGGGACAAAATCCACACTCCCCCCCTCGCCTCGGACACCCACGACAGGGGCTTGAGCTCAGCGCTGCGACGCAAGCTGTCTCTGGAAGATGGTGGTCCGAGGGGCCGGGGGAAGGTGGCCCACTCTGTAGAGGCTGAGACGCTGGGGGGGCTGGCTGCAGCCTGGGGCTTCCACGGTGACAGAGCCTCGGGGGAGACGCTGCAGGAGGCGGAGGCGGGGGCGCTGGGAGTGCTGAGCAGTGCTGCCACCTTCTGCTGCGGAGGACTGGACGTGGGGGGCAGGGCAAGGGCAGAGCCGGCGAACAGCGAGGCCCCACAGCGTCAGTCCGCAGGGACCATGTTGTCAG GCCCAGCCTGCCTCCCCCCAGGGCGCTCAGCTCTGATGTTCCTGAGGCTACGACTGGCGGTCTCGCCCAGGAAGAGGGTCCTGTTTACCCCACAGCCACCCACTGCCAAGGGGCCGGCCACCAAGGACGCCTGGTTCACTCTGTCCCAGGAGAG TTCTGACGAGTTATACGCCTACCTGAGCCAGCAGAGGCCCGACCTGTGCCTCTTGGAGGGGGGagaggacgaggacgaggacgaggaatTCGTCCTGGTGGATGAGAAGGAGGAGGTCTCCCCCTCAGAGAGCCGCACAGGGGAGGACTGGGAG ATGGTCTCCGTGGATGATGGCGCAGCGAGGTCACTCATCTTGGACAAAGAGCCTGAAGGGCTGGACGACATCCTGGAGAAGACCAACATCCTGGAGGCCGCAGACATCCAACAG ATCTCCAATCACTTGCCGCCTCGGACCGTTGGCCACTCCTGGAAGCTGACCTACAGTACCTCAGTCCACGGCTCCAGCCTGAAGACGCTCTACAGAAAGCTGGCCCACAGCGAGTCCCCGGGGCTGCTGGTCATCAAAGACTTCCATAACCAG GTGTTTGGGAGCTTCATGTCGCACTCCTTGCGGCCCAGCGAGACATTCTATGGCACCGGGGAGACCTTCCTGTTCACCTTCTACCCCGAGTTCAAG TGTTTCTACTGGACGGGAGAAAATTCCTTTTTCATCAAAGGGGACCTGGACTCAATTGCCATTGGCGGAGGGAG